The Salvelinus fontinalis isolate EN_2023a chromosome 34, ASM2944872v1, whole genome shotgun sequence region acagacacctctctctgtctgaggagaacagaaaggtgacatggaggagagagaagcagccgtatcctgatcacccagagagatttaAGGACTGGGaacaggtgctgtgtagagagggtctgactgggcgctgttactgggaggtagagtgTAGTGGGAGGACTTTtataggagtgacatataaaggaatcagcaggaGAGGATGGGTTGATGACTGTTGGCTTGGACacaatgacaagtcctggagtctgGAATGTACTGACAACAGTTACTCTGTCTGGCACAATAATACTCCCACTACCATAGacgtcccctcctccagctcccacagagtaggagtgtatctggactggccagccggcactctgtccttctacagagcctcctctgacacactgacccacctgtacacattcacctccacattcactgagcccctctatccagggtttaGGGTGGATGTTGACTCCTCAGTGTCCCTGAAATCACacactggagacacacacacaacctggagacacacacacacacatacacacacacaggacacacacatacacgctggagacacacacacacacacacatacacacacacaggacacacacatacacgctggagacacacaaacacacacacactggacacacacactgaaacacacacacactggactgacacacacactggactgacacacacactggactgacacacacacacacacacttattgacacacacacactggacaaacacacagactggactaaaaaacacacacacacaaatacacacacacacactggacatacacacaaacacacacactggacacgcacacaaacacacacacaggacacacacatacatgctggagacacacacacacacacacacactggacacccacactgaaacacacacacactggactgacACATACACTGGACtgacacacccacaaacacacttattgacacacacacactggacaaacacacagactggactaaaaaacacacacacacaaacacacacactggacatacaaacaaacacacacactggactcacacacacacacaaacacacacacacaaacacatacacacactggacacacacactgttcacgcacacacacactggacacgcgcacacacacacacacacacacacacacacacacacacacacacacacacacacacacacacacacacacacacacacacacacacacacacacacacaggactcacaaac contains the following coding sequences:
- the LOC129832804 gene encoding stonustoxin subunit beta-like, producing MFWFHPSDVCDLTLDLNTVNRHLSLSEENRKVTWRREKQPYPDHPERFKDWEQVLCREGLTGRCYWEVECSGRTFIGVTYKGISRRGWVDDCWLGHNDKSWSLECTDNSYSVWHNNTPTTIDVPSSSSHRVGVYLDWPAGTLSFYRASSDTLTHLYTFTSTFTEPLYPGFRVDVDSSVSLKSHTGDTHTTWRHTHTHTHTQDTHIHAGDTHTHTHTHTQDTHIHAGDTQTHTHWTHTLKHTHTGLTHTLD